The window TCGATCGCTTCGAACTGGCGGTGCGGGCGGTGCGCTGGATCTTCCCGATGACCGGCCTGCTGGTGCTCTCCGCCTGGGCGTTGGGCATCCTCAACAGCCACCGGCGCTTCCTGTTGCCGTATCTGGCGCCGGTGGTGTGGAACGGGGCGATCATCGCGGCGTTGGTCGGTGCGGGTCTGCAGTGGGGCGGTGGCGAAACCCGGGTACTGATCGCCGCCTGTGTCGGTGCTCTGGTCGGTGGAGCCCTCCAGTTCGGGATCCAGCTTCCGGGGGTCTTGCGGCTTCTCGGCGGCCTGCGGCCGTCCCTCTCGATTCGTGCGCCGGGAGTACGCCAGGCCCTCGGCGCCTTCGGCCCGGTGGTCGCCGGCCGCGGGGTGTACCAGCTCTCCGGCTATCTCGATGTCCTGCTGGCCTCTCTCCTCGCCGCCGGGGCGCTCTCGGCGATGCGCTATGCGCAGATCCTTTACATCCTGCCGATCAGCCTGTTTGGCCTGTCCGTGGCCGCCTCGGAGTTGCCGGAGCTGGCCCGCCTGGGCGAGACCGGCCGCCAGAGATTCCTCGGCCGGGTGGAGGGTTCTCTGCGGCAGATGATGTTCCTGCTGCTGCCCTCGGTGGTCGGCTATCTGGCCTTCGGCTACCTGCTGGTGGGAGCGATCTTCCTGACCGGCAGCTTCCAGCAAGCGGCCAATCTACAGGTCTATGCGGTGCTGTGTGCCTACACCCTGGGCCTGCCGGCGACGGCCGTTTCCCGCCTGCTCCAGAACTCCTTCTTCGCCCTGGACGACACCCGCACCCCGGCGAAGGTCGCCGTGCTGCGCGTGGTGCTGTCGGTGGCGGTGGGAGTGCCGGCGATGTTCTGGTTCGACCGCTTCGCGGTGGACGGCAGCGGCGGCAGCCTCTTCTTCGGGGCGGTGGGGTTGGCTCTCGGATCGGCGGTCGGAGCCTGGACGGAACTCGCCGTCTTGAGCTATTTCCTGGGGAAGCGCATGCCGAGCCTGCGTTTTCCCTGGCGGGCTTGGTCGCGGGCCGCTGGACTCACGCTGCTGGCACTGGTGGGCGGTGCGGCGGTCTCCCTGGGACTGGGTTCCTTGCCGGTGGAACTCCACCCCATCGTCCGAGCCCTGACCGTCCTCGGCGCCTTCGCCGGCCTGTACCTGGTCGCGGCGAGAGCCTTCAGGTTCTCCGAACTGGAGACCTGGCTGGGCCGCTTCGGTCACAAGCGACCGCATCGCTGAAGCGAACGGGATACTGCGTCGGGAAAGCGCTTGGGTAACGGATGATCTGCTACCCGAGCAGATCATCACTGAGGTCGAAGACCGAAGCGGCGGCGCAAGCCGCCGAGGATGGGGCGGCCCGCGTCGGGGGGAGCCGCCAAGAATGACACTTCTTGGCGGTGAGGGGGCGATCCCGCGCACGGGCGCCGAGCCCGCCTAGAATCACCGATCCACCCAGTAGTTGGGCGCTTCTTTGGTGATCGTCACGTCGTGGGCGTGGCTTTCCTTGAGGCCGGCGGCGGTCACCCGCACGAAGCGGGCCTTGGTGCGCATGGCCTCGATCGACGGGCAGCCGGAAAGCCCCATGCCGGCGCGCAGGCCGCCGACGAGCTGGAGCAACATCTGGTGCACGCTGCCCTTGAAAGGCACCATCCCCTCGATCCCCTCGGGCACCATCTTGGCGAGGGAGTCGCCGGCCTGCTGGAAGTAGCGGTCGGCGCTGCCGCGGCTCATCGCTCCCAGGGAGCCCATGCCGCGGTAGGCCTTGAACTGGCGGCCCTGGTAGAGGATGGTTTCACCGGGGCTCTCTTCGGTACCGGCCAGCAGGGAGCCGATCATCACCGCGTCCGCGCCGGCGGCGATCGCCTTGGAGCAGTCGCCAGAGAACTTGATGCCGCCGTCGGCGATCACCGGCACGTCATGCTCGGCGGCCGCCTCGGTGCATTCGAGAATCGCCGTGATCTGCGGCACGCCGGCGCCGGTGACCACCCGGGTGGTGCAGATACTGCCCGGGCCGATGCCCACCTTCACGCCGTCCGCTCCGCAGTCGATCAGGGCCCGCACGCCCTCCGCCGTCGCCACGTTGCCGACGATCATCGGCGTTTGTGGAAACTCGGCCTTGATCCGCTGCGCCGCCTCCAGCACCCCGCGGCTGTGAGCATGGGACGAGTCGAGCACCAGCACATCGACCTTGACGGCGACCAGCGCCGCCGCCCGCTCCATGAAGTCGCCGGCGGCGCCGATCGCCCCGCCCACCCGCAGGCGGCCGAGGTTGTCCTTGCAGGCACGCGGGTAGTCCATCATTTTTTGGATGTCTTTGACGGTGATCAGACCGGTCAGGTTGTCGCTGTCGTCGACCACCAGGAGCTTCTCGATGCGGTGCTTGTGGAGCAGTGCTTTGGCCTGGGCGAGGGTGGTGCCCTCGGGCACCGTGACCAGGTCTTCGTGGGTCATCAGCTCCCGCACCGGTCGTTGGAGATCGTCCTCGAAGCGCAAATCGCGGTTGGTGAGGATGCCTACCAAATGGCCGTCCGCATCGGTCACCGGTACGCCGGAGATCTTGTAGCGGGACATCACATCGAGGGCCTCGTGGATGCGCGCCTCCGGCCGGATGGTCACCGGATCGACGATCATGCCGGACTCCGAACGTTTGACCTTGTCCACCTCGAAGGCCTGCTCTTCGATGGAGAGGTTCTTGTGGACCACGCCGAGGCCGCCCTCCTGAGCGATGGCGATCGCCAGGCGGGCCTCCGTCACGGTGTCCATGGCGGCGGAAACGAACGGCACCTTGAGGTCGATGCCGCGGCACAGGCGGGTGGACAGATCCACCTCGTTCGGGTGGACCTCGGACATTCCCGGAACCAGGGAAACGTCGTCGAAGGTGAGGGCTACGGGAATAGGGGAGTCGGCCATGGGGGATTCTAAACGCACTCGGCGCGAAATCCCAGGCTAAGGCGGGACGAGGATCTTCAAGTCCGGGAATGCACCCGAGAAGTGCTTTGGATTTCGCGTGACCAAGCCTCGACGACGGTGGGCAAAGCTTCCGATCAAGAGGTCGGCCAAGGGCTTTTTGGGGGTCTTCCCCGTGCGCTTCAGGTGAATGAACCGAGCCCAGGCAGCCCTGGCTGTTTCCGTGTCAGCTCGTTCCCACTCTGGAGGCAGTGAAAAGCCGATTCGAGAGAGGAAGAGGTCCTGTCTGCGGCGGCTGCCGCCGAAAGCGGGTGCAAGCTCGACATAGATGACTGGGGCAATTTCCAGGCCGTCTGATCGGATTTCGTCTAGCAAACGGGCAGAGGACTCTCCAAACTCTGGGTCGGGTTCCAGGATGTCGAGCAAGATGCAGGTGTCGATCACCCACCCCATTCTTCCTCGCCCTCTCTCAACTCGCGCATCCATTCTTCGGTTGTCCGAGAGGTCCCGCGAAAGGTGCGAGCGAAGCCCAGCATCGCCATCGCCCCGACGGGTTTCTCATCCGACGCGATGGTCACGCACAGTTCATCGTCCGCGACTTTTCGCCAGGAGAGACGCTTTCCCGGTGTCAGGTTCAGCTCGCGCCGGATCTCGGCGGGAATGGACACTTGCCCTCGCTCGGTGACAACCGTTTCTAAAGACTTTGTGGTCATAACTCGACTTTATCATGTGGTTTCATCATGTGGCCTAGGGAGAGAAGAGACTTCGAGACTGTTGGACGATCGCTGCCCCGAGTTCTCGATAGGCCCGAAACTGGAGGTCGGAGTAGTCCTGGTCGAGGGTGGAGTACTGCGGGAAAGGGCACTTGCGGCCGATGGTCGCCTTGCGGCAAGTCGGGTGTTCACTGGCCGCGTAGACCCGTTGCACCGTCGAGCTGTAGGTTGCGAGGCGATCCGCGTCGAGGGAGAGCTTGATATAGACCACTTCCAGTTCTAGCGGAGCGCGGTCCGGAAAGGGGAAGGCCGCGATGGAGCCGGTCATCACCGGGTGTTCGAGCTGGTCGGCAAGGAAGGCGGTGTCTTCCGGGAGCTCTCGACCACACTGGCGAGCCGTGCGGATGCACTCCTCGCCCGCGGGGCACGGCACGGTGTTGGCCGCGAAGAGATGGTCGATTTCGGGCACCGAAAGGGTGACGCCCATTTCCTCTCGCAGGGCCCTCCGCAGACGTTGGTAGGCGGTGAAGGCCAGACAGGGGTCGTGGGCGGAGTCGATCACCACAATGCGCCGACAGAGCCGGCGGACGAGCGGAAACACGCCAAGATTGTCGGCGAAGCCGCCGTCCGATAGGTAGACCCGCTGCCGACGGGGCTCGATTTCGGAACCGGCGTTGCGCGGCTCGAGATCCGGAGCGGACTCGAAGCCGTGGATGAAGGCGCCCAGGCCCACACCGGTCCAGGCGATGTACTGGCAGAGTTTGCCGTAGGGATCGTCCAGGGCGGCACCGGAGATGCCGACGATGTGGCCGAGATCGAGCAGGCGGGGGTCCGCCGCGGTGTAGCCCAAGCCGTCGGAACCGTGTCGCAGGGGAGTGAACTCGAAGGCCGAATCGGCAAGGGGTCGTGGATTCTCGTCGCGGTCCGTCGATCCTTCGCAGCGGGCGTTGGGGGCCGTCCTCCCGGTGGCGTTGAACACCGGGAAGGGTAGCGCTGTTCCACCCAGCAGATCGCGAAGTTCTTGCGGCGCCACCCTGCGCCCGTCGTGGAACATTCGGCGGATGTCCGAGGCGTAGCCGGAGTGCGAGCCGCAGAATCGAGGCACCGTGTTTTGCGCTGGGATCGCCGCGACGGCGCACAGGGGCCGGCCGACCAGGCCGGCGGCGGCATTGGCTAGGCCATCGACCGTATCGACGAAAT is drawn from Acidobacteriota bacterium and contains these coding sequences:
- the murJ gene encoding murein biosynthesis integral membrane protein MurJ is translated as MSAGKRQSAASVVAVGIFVSRVMGLVRERAVAHFFGVGPLADVLQAAFKGPNLLQNLLGEGTISAAFIPVYSRLVEEGRKEDAGRFAGAIFGLLVCLAGGLALIGVLLARPLVGLLTPGFVGDAARVAAGELTVDRFELAVRAVRWIFPMTGLLVLSAWALGILNSHRRFLLPYLAPVVWNGAIIAALVGAGLQWGGGETRVLIAACVGALVGGALQFGIQLPGVLRLLGGLRPSLSIRAPGVRQALGAFGPVVAGRGVYQLSGYLDVLLASLLAAGALSAMRYAQILYILPISLFGLSVAASELPELARLGETGRQRFLGRVEGSLRQMMFLLLPSVVGYLAFGYLLVGAIFLTGSFQQAANLQVYAVLCAYTLGLPATAVSRLLQNSFFALDDTRTPAKVAVLRVVLSVAVGVPAMFWFDRFAVDGSGGSLFFGAVGLALGSAVGAWTELAVLSYFLGKRMPSLRFPWRAWSRAAGLTLLALVGGAAVSLGLGSLPVELHPIVRALTVLGAFAGLYLVAARAFRFSELETWLGRFGHKRPHR
- the guaB gene encoding IMP dehydrogenase, with the translated sequence MADSPIPVALTFDDVSLVPGMSEVHPNEVDLSTRLCRGIDLKVPFVSAAMDTVTEARLAIAIAQEGGLGVVHKNLSIEEQAFEVDKVKRSESGMIVDPVTIRPEARIHEALDVMSRYKISGVPVTDADGHLVGILTNRDLRFEDDLQRPVRELMTHEDLVTVPEGTTLAQAKALLHKHRIEKLLVVDDSDNLTGLITVKDIQKMMDYPRACKDNLGRLRVGGAIGAAGDFMERAAALVAVKVDVLVLDSSHAHSRGVLEAAQRIKAEFPQTPMIVGNVATAEGVRALIDCGADGVKVGIGPGSICTTRVVTGAGVPQITAILECTEAAAEHDVPVIADGGIKFSGDCSKAIAAGADAVMIGSLLAGTEESPGETILYQGRQFKAYRGMGSLGAMSRGSADRYFQQAGDSLAKMVPEGIEGMVPFKGSVHQMLLQLVGGLRAGMGLSGCPSIEAMRTKARFVRVTAAGLKESHAHDVTITKEAPNYWVDR
- a CDS encoding type II toxin-antitoxin system VapC family toxin, producing MIDTCILLDILEPDPEFGESSARLLDEIRSDGLEIAPVIYVELAPAFGGSRRRQDLFLSRIGFSLPPEWERADTETARAAWARFIHLKRTGKTPKKPLADLLIGSFAHRRRGLVTRNPKHFSGAFPDLKILVPP
- a CDS encoding AbrB/MazE/SpoVT family DNA-binding domain-containing protein, whose amino-acid sequence is MTTKSLETVVTERGQVSIPAEIRRELNLTPGKRLSWRKVADDELCVTIASDEKPVGAMAMLGFARTFRGTSRTTEEWMRELREGEEEWGG